Part of the Citrus sinensis cultivar Valencia sweet orange chromosome 2, DVS_A1.0, whole genome shotgun sequence genome, aaataactagaaatcaatttaaaaatatgttaacGTTACGGGATCCACTCTCAGTTactcaaactataattttaatactctctcatttttacattttgcctcacttttaccagttaattattatatcatttaattcttaactagctatgtgtgtgtataaatatgaaatcaaGTACCTAATGTCCcacactatattaatgtgtcggcattatgtcaaaataccatatagatctaaagaaatttataaattaacatgacataaaaataaccaaaaaagaataaaataaacttaaaactcacttgagaaagtaattaattttatgatttgaaACTTCGAGCTTCACCCTTCACTTCAGCTTAGTAAAATTAGTCACttatattgaaagaaaataaaaaaaaatttttatttgacaaacttttgaaatatattacaaagaagTTGATTgcacaacaaaagaaaaaaaagacacAATTCCTCAACTTCGCTCTCTTATCTCACGTCTCGACTCAGCTCTCTCCATTGGCTTTTTTTCCTCTTCGTTGGCTTTTATAGGCAACAATTGCCTCCACttcattctttttattcttatttaatttttttattcaattattttatttttataatataaatgaatgttGAGAAGTGTGATGGTCAGGAACACATGATTGcccacttattttttaattattttttatttttattttaatatttgttaattacATCTCCTCAATAATACATTTTAAGTGGctcaagtaattcttctttgtttctGCTTTTAGGTTCAACTCCATTTCTATTCTTGAAAAacatttacaagataaaattaacatattgcgaattaatttaacacaaaaatttatttggggagcattcatataatttataagttatgaGCGCATTAATCAACACTTTTAGtgaaaactaataattttatccttattacacgtacactttttagtgttaatcaACCACCATATCAACAAAGCGTGTAAGTTTGCGAATCTCTCTTCACGGCCTTCTATATGCAAATGAATCTTGTTGTTGTGAAGGTTCCTAAGTCAAAACCTCTTTATCATCTTCGGTCAATGGAGAATCACTATCTGTCTCCTCAACACCGACTGGATTATCTTTAACCTTCAAACTCCACTTGCGGCTCTTGTCATCCTCTTGagaatcttttaatttcaatatggTTGATTCATCAAAAGTCACATCTCTACTAAAAATAATCATCTTCATAACAGGACTCCAGAGACGATATCTTTTTACTCCACCAGTTATACCTATGAACAATGATTTCTTTACTCTTGGGCCTAACTTagattcttttaaataataataggtaAAACATATAAAGAATCATAATCATTATCAAGTTTaccagtccacatctccatgGGTTTTTACCCTCAATTGCAGATAATGACAAACTATTGATCAGATGGCACACATATACAACTGCCTCAGCCCAAAACTCTTTGCCCAGTCCAGCATTGGACAATATACACCGAACTTTCTCTAGTATAGTTTGGTTCATGGGTTCTGCAACCCCATTTTACTGTGGTGTATCTCGAACAGTAAAGTGTCGCACAATGCCCTCATCTCGGCACATTGTATAAATGGATCATTCTTATACTTACCACCATTATCTGAGCGAAGTCTTTTGGCCTTTCAATCAATTTAAGTCTCGActattttcttccatttaGAAATGTGCCTAAGACTTCATTCTTGTTCTTAATCAAATACACCCATACTTTTCttgaataatcatcaacaaaagtaacaaaatagTGCATACCTCTCAAAGAAGCTGTTTTGGTAAGTCCTCACACATCACGGTGAACACAGTCAAGAATTCCTTGCGTATCGTGAATTGTTGAACTAAACTTTACCTTTGTCTGCTTGCTCAAaacacaatatttaaaaattttcaatttggaaGAATTTGCACATTTCAATAAACCTTACTTTATCAAAGTCTGCAAAACTTTTTCACCAGCATGTCCCAGCATATACGCCACAACTTGGTTGCTTCTAAATCTGCATCTTTTCCAAAACTGTTGATGTTGATTCAATAATTGTACTTCCTTGGAAATACTACAAGTTATTTCTTCTTGTGTTTTTTATCACCGTCAGTGCACCAgctattacttttaaaaatccaTCTCTCAGAGTGATTGAAAGCCCTTTAGATTCTAGGATTCCTcatgagatgagatttttcttcaaatttggtATGTAGCAAATATCTATCAAGACTTGGATTGAGCCGTCATGATTCTTCAATTGGATTGTACCTATTCCCATGATTTTACAGGCATTGTCATCACCCATAAAGACAACTCCACCATCCAGCTCTTTGAAGCTAAAAAACCAGCCCTTATTAGGACACATATGATAAGTATAACCCAAATCCAAAATCCATTCATCTGAGTGACATGTCAACGCCATGCCTACCAAACTAAAGTTTATGTTCCGCTACACATGTATCAGAAATAACCTTgcctttttttaacttaagataattatttttccaatgTCGTTTCTCgcgataaaaaaaaaatcatctttgGCAAATCTCCCTTTAGACttgtgataactctaggaaatgagagttattacatcaattctagacttgaatcaaggtcatttagagaacaaataaggtgtttttgttacattttgggTACCTTTTgtataaacattcattttagttgagttttaataagttttgattaaatcatagtaatttgtgctaaaaacaggttttaaattcatgaGAAGATGTTGAGGAATTAGAAGAGCAAGAGAAAGAAGGAAGATGGCCAtaaaagaagtaaagcacAATCGGGAATAAAACAGTGTTGTATCGGCTATTAGAGCAaccagtgctgtagcaattTGGGAGCAGTGCGGGAGAAAATTTAGGCGCGAGTCAGCCATAAAGTCGCgatctgcatgtttcctaatttaaacacATGCACGCTCATGGGCTTTGGTTTTAACCTAATTTGCATTATAAAAAGGAGGCGTGCACCACATAGAAGGGCGGCAAGGAATTATCATTAGAGTAATTAGAATTAACGAAGGAGAAGAAGATCATAATTGAAGAGTGTTGTTTCGGCAACATTGGACAATTGTGCAGAATTACTTGACTTTGATTTTCATTgtgctcaacttatatttatctttttcctttaattgatttgatgtaTTCCGAGACcaatatatttgtgtttatttttctcatccagattatgaactaaatttacttgtggttgagtgacaaataatccaatgggttcttgactgttcttttatgttgttatggtattgttgtagcattatactctattagtttttatgaatacaattgttatttcggttgaccacccatttaatagtttcagttaagacagagcagcaaaagggcatgtcttagcgggcattattagagtattacttgttcttaagTCGAGTTTCCTGAATTaggttatcttgaatcccataagggcaatacttgaagttaagatttgtgacactcTAAACATAGATGTTCACCTTATAGGGTAGAGAGATTAAAGGTTATAATGTCATACtataaatatatgagcaactggtcattgttagtagatttaaaggtatgaaatttccaacatgcgatagctgcggatgaaaatttattctaCCCATTACTGCAGCACTTATTGTAACAACTAGcattaatttggtaaacaacAGTCAtcccattaggagagtttgatcattcaactactatattctcaattgaatcttagacacattCAACtcagtttatttcattacagtattgttttattttcatctctCACAATTATTAGTTACATAGAATTATTcgacaattgtttgtttcggTCCTTAATTgatttgcattattgtgatttgctttagcattttgagtaacatcaatccctgtggagacgatcttaaatactcatcactttattacttgttgtgtatacttgcacattggcattgataataattgCTTATAGAAATTAACCAACAACTTGCTCCTTTTTTCAAGTTTGTAGCTTTATGAATGACCCCTCGCTGTCAATGCTTCTGCAACTGTATCTCAGTAATCCTTTCTGTCTTTCTTTCTGATCTCAGTGTTGTAAAACGCACTACATACAGTATCGAATATGACATTGTCCTTCCTATGAAACAAAGTGGTGGTGAAATGCTCATATTCATCAGGAAGGGAattcaacaacaataatgtcTTATCTTCATCTTTAAATTTCTCATCCAAATTTAGCAAACCCGCTAATATCTTGTTGAATGAGTTCACATGGTCATTCATCGACACATTAGGTGCATATGTGAATTGATAGAGTTTTTTCTTCATATAAAGCTTATTTTCAAAGCTTTTCTTGATGTACCTTTCTTCAAGCGTCTCCTACAATTTTTTTGCTGATGTCTCCCTCGTGACATAGTACTTCTGATCTTTAGCCAGACATAAACAAATAGTACCACATGATTGTCTATTGATCTTTTTCCACTCCTTGTCATCCATCTTGTCAGGCTTTTCTTCAAAAGCGACGTCAAATTCTTGCTGACATAAGACATCCAATACCTCACATTGCCACATACCAAAATTACTGGTACAATTGAATGTTTCCACTTCAAACTTCGCATTAGTCACAGTAGTCTTCGCTGATGAGGACAACGACGATGCCTCTGCCATCCTTCTTAATCCAAATGACCAATGTCTTCAACAACTATTTACACTTAGAAAACAGCCTCCATTATATTAATTTCGTGTGAATAAATGCACCAGAAAAGTTCTCAGGAGAATAGAGGGGTCATAACGGTCCCACTTAAACCCATATTCTTTAGGCACTTATCGCCTTATTGatagaactttcctagacatgcaTAAATACACACTACTTACAATAAGTTGTCTCCCAAGTAAAAATTGCCATCTCCACTGTATGCACGAACAGTATCATATACGTCAACAGTATCGTATATATAAATAGTGTCGTATACCCAAGCACGAACCTCCAGCTCTAATACCAATTGTTGCGGAAGCACGGGTTAAGCAATTACCAATACTATAGTGATTGTTGACTTCTGGTGAAATATAAACATGACaaataaatgcaaagaaaaataaggcaCAATAATTTACATGGTTCAGCATAAAGCCTACGTCTACGGGCGAAGACtggaagataattttactaatggatgggaattttaaaaaattaggaaaaacTCTCAAAACCCAATACACTCAAATGGATCCCCTTAGCACCCAAGGAAATACTCTATCTACACTCTTGAAGAGCTCATTTGTTATGCTCTTAGAtctcacaattttttttggatggTTTGCTTCTCTATTTATAAGTGAAGCTTACAATATGAATGCATGGAAAAATCTTatccatttttcaattttaatggcTTCAGTGTGAATTTGGTGAACAGTAAGAAATTTCATGCTAGCACATGCAATTGCAGTGAAAAATTTGCTAGCCATATGCATGTGCTCAATAAAAGTTAGATTCAGTGCTAACTTTTGAAcaattatatgatgctttaAAGCTTGATTTCAGCAATATTGttgaacaagaaaataaagcaTCAAATGCTAAGTTAATGGAATTGAACTAAGCTTCCTCAGGAAAATAAAGACCTTAGACATAATGATATTGTGGCAGAGGGCCCTATTTCAGAACAGAGCAAAAACCAAGCTTCAAGTGAATGCAAATACTCAACTATGTTGATATtgcccttttctttttcttctcttttcactggctcttttttctcttcacACCCATCAATGAATTGGGTTCAATTTTCTGATTCGAGCAATATTATTGCTCTAATTGTCAAAGGAGAAAAGATAAAAGCATATGGAACCATATAATAGATTCTCAAAGTTTAACAAAACTAATTTCATAACTAAAagacgagagagagagagagagagagagagagagagagagagagagagagagagagagagagagagagagagagagaaagaagaaaaagaaaaagaagatggGAGTTGGGGAAAAGATATTCTGgtgagagagaaagaggaagaaaatgagagttGGAGGTGGGATGTGGTGggagtgaagaagaagatgatagaaaaatatattttacttaataTGCTTTCGAGAACACCTAGCatattgttttatcatttattttatagttgtttttatatatactGACGTATTACAATTGGAGTTTTTTACTGGTATTTACAATCATATCTGAATGCATGGAGACAGATAGTCCCTACTAGCAAGAAGGTTCGAATCTTGTCATAGTTGGGATTCGAACCCATGCACATAGGTTGCCAATGAACTATGAGAAAATGTgtataacttattttaattttattattgtcaaaatttgtgtattttataatttgtagtCTACAGAAAACATGTATAActtattttagctttatttttatcaaaaacattttattttgtgcattttataatttgtttttaggTTCAAAGTTCAAACCAACCGAATATGCATTACACCTGTAGTCCCAACATAAAATTGGAAACAAGGGCTGCAAAATGACATCTGTACTcacaaaatgaaaacataGGCTACAAAATTAACCAAGATCGTTCATGACTAAATCAAATCTGACAGTGATAATTTCtgaaatttggaaaattaGTAGACATTAAAACCATTAGAAGTTTTAAGGTAAAATTTGATGGAGAAAAATACTTACATCGATTGAGAATAATTATAGagctaataatataaatttaatacaattctcAACTTTTAAGTTTGTATCTTAGTATAAGGCTTGACAAAGAAtcaaacaatattaataaaaactaaacaataaatcaaatatgaGTGATTGCTACATCTAGGTTATTGATTAAGGAATATCACCTCTTTGGCTGTGGCAGCAGCTGATGCACGGATTCAAGTTACAAAGATCGTTTTCAGACTCTGTATCTATAGACTTATTCCAATAAAGGAAACAAATGCTATCttaatatcattttcaaaCAACACTATATATAGACGATGGTTGAAAAAAATCGTGTATTTAATTGTTACAAGATGGTGATAAAATAGTCTCCCAAAATTCACGaactttcaaaaaagaaatatttagagAATTAAAGTCTGATAAAATACTGACATAAACACATTCAAAATAATgttgttttagatttaaataataaaaaaataaactcacCCAAAGCTACGTTGTTTTGAGTgtgtttctattaattttttgacagactttatttcaaatagcaacatttacttataaatttataacatttgttcacttattataattaaatattaatcatttgatttattaacCTGGCTCGTGCTCAATTGGGGTTGGCGAgagatttaattttcatttatgtaacatataaaaaaaatcaataaataactccagaaattatttaattatatatgaaaaaaaattctcactcTCGGGAAAAGTTCATGGAGccaccaaaatattttaaaatagattcAACTTACTCTTAAGTTGGATATTTAGACCAGACCATCATAGAGCTGATCATTTAGAAAGTTTCACtagatttttaattgtaaatgtATATTTGGGCTAAAGGCATCATTATAAATACGTAGTTTAATTGTATGTCAAGTAATGTGGCATGTGAGTTCATTAATAGATTTGAAGGGCTTCTACCcataaaaaaagatagaatttcCGAAGTTATTCAGCTATGTATGAAACTGGAGTGAACGCTGGTTGTTAAGCGTGGCAGAAAGTTGGGATCCGATATAACAGACGAGGGAAAAATACAATTACCTGCTGAATGGGTTCTCATCTATTTTTTTCGTTGAAATTTTcatgaaatgaaacaaaacaaaattttggtgCGGCTGTAGCGTTATTAAGAGTCCAAGTGTATTCGACGCGTGGCTTCAGAGTAGCACCACTTTCTGTCACTCCTCAGCTCAAATACGTCCACGTACGTAGTAGCTTTGTTCATTTTTGACTTTTGTCAAAGAAAAGGAGATAGGCTTTGAAAGTCTACAGAAGGAGCTAATTCTTCAACAGACAACTAGTAAACGGCGCCGTATATGGCTAATGGTTTTTGTTTCGTTCCAGCTCTATAAATACTTGCTAAGGAAGCCCCCATATTCTCATCCTTCTTAAAATCTATTTCTAGTACTTAGTATTTGTCTTCGTAAGGCAAATGAATATGAGGagtgttaatttgcttttgcttGTTCTTCTTTTCGCCGTTGTCCTTCCCATCCCTTCCATCTTGGCTGCCGCGACATCCAAAGGtgaaagcaaataaaagaaaagaattttcttttcttttcttttcaattatcTTTCTCATAAACTTTTAAACTAAATGTActcttttgaaataaaaatacagaATGCGTTCAAGGTAATACCACTGACATGTCcaccaaaatcaaattgaaaagacTAGGAATATTTACCCATTTATTTTGGCGTTCAATTTTGAgatatgttttaattatttgatccTCGTAAATTCCTAGTTTCAGAAGTAATATTTAATGACTTGCCAAAATGAGTTTCTTCAATCTGATTCCACGGCTTACTATCGTGTATACATTTGTGTAGAGCtacatgaaataaatagaCACGTGTCATATTATGAAATAAGGagacatgcatgcatgcatccAATTTAAAAAGCTTTGATTAAGTTTTGAACTCATTTAcgaaaactttttaattaatccgTGCAGAAGTGGATGCAGCAAAGGAAACGAATCGCAACCCTTATGAGACTAACGCTAATGCCATGCCCGAAAATTGTTAGTAGACCCATCAATATtcgttttctttaattctttccaatttcattttatatatcaAATATATGTGGATATATTATCCGCTCAATTACAGggttaacaaaaaatatggtACGTAACTCAAGTTAATGCGTGTTGATTGTGCATGCGCAGTGGAGGCAGCAGATAAACAATCAAACTCACAAGTAGGTGATGAAAAGTATGGCGGTGGAGGACACTggggaggaggaggaggaggccATGGTGGTGGAGGACATTggggaggaggaggaggaggccACGGTGGTGGAGGACATTGGGGAGGAGGGGGAGGAGGCCACGGTGGTGGAGGACATTGGGGAGGAGGAGGAGGCCAAGGCCGTGGCGGCGGTGGCGGTGGCAAGTGAAGCCGACCAAGCCTCACAACACCTAAAAGCATAGACTAAGTGATACTATTAAGTAAGCTGAAAGtaataagaagaataaaactGTGTGAATGGGTTACGTACGTGTACCCTATGCAAGCAAGAGAGAGCATCATCAAGGGTTACGCTCCATGAAGTTGAGCTGTTGAGGACAATAGTCCATGTAAATGTAACTCTTGTGTCCTTGTAAATCTTGTGCAGTTGTGCTTCATGCAATAAAGTATcagtttcttatttttataatggaaAAATTGTCGACGGTATCATGACGTGATCAATAGGCCTTTCAAAAGTTCAGAAagcctcaaatttttttttttggtttaaatcATCCGATTTCCGGCGACCGCATTGGGCCCTGACTAATTCGGATTCGGAGTGTAGTCACAGTTAAGGCTCTTTACCCCTCCCAAATGGTGTGTTTAGTGAGGATCGAATCCGAAAGCTCTTCCCACTTACCCAGGCTGCGCCGCCAACTGAGCCACAACCGTTTGGTAGAAAGCCTCACATTTAGTTATAAGCATTCTTGTATGTTAGGCATAAAATTCAGTAGTTTCCAAATTTATAACGCTAGCAATTTCCTCTAGTCTTGTTGGTTGTTGATACGCAAAACTTCTCCTTTCCCGGATCAAAAGGTTAAAATGGCAACAGTtagaaacttgaaaaaaaaaacgagcACATGCAAACGCATAATGAAGGAATTGCATTCATATGAGAAAGAAGTTGAGAGAGAAGCTGCTAAAACTGCTGATATGAAGGAGAAAGGAGCTGACCCTTATGACCTCAAGCAACAGGAAAATGTGCTAGCCGAGTCAAGAATGATGATTCCTGATTGCCGGAAGCGCCTAGAGTCTGCATTAGCTGAGCTAAACGCAACTCTGACTGAGTTGGAGGAGGAAAACCAAGAAGGCCAGGAGATTGAGGATGCTCGAAGCACTATTGCAGACGTCGAAAAGTTGTTTCAAACAACTGAGGCTTAGTATCCTGGCTTTTATTAATGGTTGTAACGTAAAGTGCTTGAGAGATATGCTTATTTCTATTGCTTTATGAACCCTGTCACAATCTGAGGACATGAACTTGAATTATTTTCGGAGATATCATTTCTAGTTGGCTCcttgacattaaaaaaaaaaaaaaaaaaaaaagttcctCTAGTCTTGTTCATATTCACATTTCTCATGTTCTTATTTGCTCGTAATCGACTAATCGTGTAGCTCTAACAGCTGTCAGTTCAAATTTGTATTGGAGAGTTATCAGTTATTCATGAACGCAACCCAAATCTAATTCTATAATATAGCTAGAAACCAGGGCCGGCTCCACCGTTAGGCCAAACAGGCACCCGCCTAAGAGCCCAAAAATAGGAAGGCCCAATTTTCACAAttagttaatataattatatttctaataaaattaagaagatttaattttcacaattaattatttaatacaattatcTTTGACATCCCAAACGgtaactaattatttaatacaaatggtaattaaatatttcaattatcTTTCCAATAAAACTTTCAATATTCCTTTTACAATTAAACACCTTAAAAGCAACACCCAAATCCTTTGCCTTTTCAATTCTCTCTTCCTCAGCAAGAAAGTCTAGAATATTCATTCTCAATTCCATAATTCAAGCTTCATCTAATCATCTCATCTCCTTTCAGTGATCAAATTCGAAATTATTGGATTCTAATTATTTGCTCCCATTGATTGAATTCGGCATCTCATCTGCTCCAAT contains:
- the LOC102623119 gene encoding tubulin-folding cofactor A-like; this encodes MATVRNLKKKTSTCKRIMKELHSYEKEVEREAAKTADMKEKGADPYDLKQQENVLAESRMMIPDCRKRLESALAELNATLTELEEENQEGQEIEDARSTIADVEKLFQTTEA
- the LOC112497133 gene encoding cold and drought-regulated protein CORA-like isoform X1 — translated: MNMRSVNLLLLVLLFAVVLPIPSILAAATSKEVDAAKETNRNPYETNANAMPENLEAADKQSNSQVGDEKYGGGGHWGGGGGGHGGGGHWGGGGGGHGGGGHWGGGGGGHGGGGHWGGGGGQGRGGGGGGK
- the LOC112497133 gene encoding glycine-rich cell wall structural protein-like isoform X2, with the protein product MNMRSVNLLLLVLLFAVVLPIPSILAAATSKVEAADKQSNSQVGDEKYGGGGHWGGGGGGHGGGGHWGGGGGGHGGGGHWGGGGGGHGGGGHWGGGGGQGRGGGGGGK